The following coding sequences lie in one Variovorax terrae genomic window:
- a CDS encoding DUF6587 family protein: MGQQLAVGLIVLAAALYALWHWMPARWRRALAARLASGSRRLGVQEEQAQRMAAALGSTPGCGACDSCGSCATPGAPPAPPGEPRIVQPPQPHRPRH, from the coding sequence ATGGGCCAGCAACTCGCCGTGGGCCTGATCGTGCTGGCGGCCGCGCTTTACGCGCTGTGGCACTGGATGCCGGCGCGCTGGCGCCGCGCACTGGCCGCACGGCTGGCCAGCGGCTCGCGCCGCCTGGGCGTGCAGGAAGAGCAGGCGCAGCGCATGGCGGCCGCGCTGGGCAGCACGCCCGGCTGCGGCGCCTGCGACAGCTGCGGCAGTTGCGCCACGCCCGGCGCGCCGCCGGCGCCGCCGGGCGAGCCCCGCATCGTGCAGCCGCCGCAGCCGCACCGGCCGCGCCACTGA
- the feoB gene encoding ferrous iron transporter B — MNNASAPALRIALLGNPNCGKTALFNLLTGSRQKVANYAGVTVERKEGSLRTPAGRRVQVLDLPGAYSLNALSADEAITRDVVTGQRAGEPLPDLLVCVTDATNLRLNLRLVLEARQLGLPMVMALNMSDMALSQGIAVDRAVLARELGLPVIETVGVRHDGARSLLAALDAHVPPGPPALQPWRAPGVDDVLATQAEVRRILALAVHEPAMDLHVDDAIDRVVLHPLWGMAVLAVTLFLMFQAVFSWAEVPMDAIKGGMDWLGQAVQAHMGEGLLRSLLVDGIIAGAGSVLVFLPQILILFLFILALEDSGYLPRAAFLLDRVMGTVGLSGRSFIPLLSSFACAIPGVMATRTITNWRDRLVTIMIAPLMTCSARLPVYALLIGAFIPARTVGGVFNLQGLVLFALYLAGILSAMGVAWVFKRWRGGAGPTPLLMELPTYRWPNPRNLALGLYERAMIFLKRVGTIILALMVLLWFLSTFPAPPEGATGPAIQYSLAGMIGRALEVVFAPIGFNWQISIALVPGLAAREVAVGALGTVYALSATGDDVAAQLSPMIGGSWPLATALSLLVWYVFAPQCISTLATVKRETNSWRYALIMAGYLFALAYLASFVTYRVALAWSGG; from the coding sequence ATGAACAATGCATCGGCACCGGCCCTGCGCATCGCCCTGCTCGGCAACCCCAACTGCGGCAAGACGGCGCTGTTCAACCTGCTCACGGGCAGCCGCCAGAAGGTGGCCAACTACGCGGGCGTGACGGTCGAGCGCAAGGAGGGCAGCCTGCGCACGCCGGCCGGGCGCCGCGTGCAGGTGCTCGATCTGCCGGGCGCCTACAGCCTGAATGCGCTCAGCGCCGACGAAGCCATCACGCGCGACGTGGTCACCGGCCAGCGCGCGGGCGAGCCGCTGCCCGACCTGCTGGTGTGCGTGACCGATGCCACCAACCTCCGGCTCAACCTGCGCCTGGTGCTGGAGGCGCGCCAGCTCGGCCTGCCGATGGTGATGGCGCTCAACATGAGCGACATGGCGCTCAGCCAGGGCATTGCCGTCGACCGCGCGGTGCTGGCGCGCGAGCTCGGGCTGCCGGTGATCGAGACCGTGGGGGTGCGCCACGACGGCGCGCGCAGCCTGCTGGCGGCGCTGGACGCCCATGTGCCGCCGGGCCCTCCCGCGCTGCAGCCCTGGCGCGCACCCGGCGTCGACGACGTGCTGGCCACCCAGGCCGAGGTGCGCCGCATCCTGGCGCTGGCAGTGCACGAGCCGGCGATGGACCTGCACGTGGACGACGCCATCGACCGCGTGGTGCTGCACCCGCTGTGGGGCATGGCGGTGCTGGCGGTGACGCTGTTCCTGATGTTCCAGGCCGTGTTCAGCTGGGCCGAGGTGCCGATGGACGCGATCAAGGGCGGCATGGACTGGCTGGGGCAGGCGGTGCAGGCCCACATGGGCGAGGGCCTGCTGCGCAGCCTGCTGGTGGACGGCATCATCGCCGGCGCGGGCAGCGTGCTGGTGTTCCTGCCGCAGATCCTGATCCTGTTCCTGTTCATCCTAGCGCTGGAGGATTCGGGCTACCTGCCGCGCGCGGCCTTCCTGCTGGACCGCGTGATGGGCACGGTGGGCCTGTCGGGCCGCTCCTTCATTCCGCTGCTGTCGAGCTTCGCCTGCGCCATTCCCGGCGTGATGGCCACGCGCACCATCACCAACTGGCGCGACCGGCTGGTCACCATCATGATCGCGCCGCTGATGACCTGCTCGGCGCGCCTGCCCGTGTATGCCCTGCTGATCGGTGCCTTCATCCCGGCCCGCACGGTGGGCGGCGTGTTCAACCTGCAGGGCCTGGTGCTGTTCGCGCTCTACCTCGCGGGCATCCTGTCCGCGATGGGCGTGGCCTGGGTGTTCAAGCGCTGGCGCGGCGGCGCCGGCCCCACGCCGTTGCTGATGGAGCTGCCCACCTACCGCTGGCCCAACCCGCGCAACCTGGCGCTCGGCCTGTACGAGCGCGCCATGATCTTCCTCAAGCGCGTGGGCACCATCATCCTGGCGTTGATGGTGCTGCTGTGGTTCCTCTCCACCTTTCCCGCGCCGCCCGAAGGCGCCACCGGCCCGGCCATCCAGTACAGCCTGGCCGGCATGATCGGGCGCGCGCTGGAGGTGGTGTTCGCACCGATCGGCTTCAACTGGCAGATCTCCATCGCACTGGTGCCCGGCCTGGCGGCGCGCGAGGTGGCCGTGGGCGCTTTGGGCACGGTGTACGCGCTGTCGGCCACGGGCGATGACGTGGCGGCGCAGCTGAGCCCGATGATCGGCGGCAGCTGGCCGCTGGCCACCGCGCTGTCGCTGCTGGTCTGGTATGTGTTCGCGCCGCAATGCATCTCCACGCTGGCCACGGTCAAGCGCGAAACCAATTCCTGGCGCTACGCGCTCATCATGGCCGGCTACCTGTTTGCGCTGGCCTATCTCGCGAGCTTCGTCACCTACCGCGTGGCGCTGGCCTGGAGCGGGGGCTGA
- a CDS encoding FeoA family protein — MSASPPVPGAPSSVGLDQLARHAVATVVGMQAPAAEHDRELVLRLLEIGFLPGERVRVIAHGYPGGEPVAVRLGHTTFALRRHEAAFIRVVPEGRPA; from the coding sequence ATGTCCGCTTCCCCTCCCGTTCCCGGCGCCCCGTCCTCGGTGGGCCTGGACCAGCTGGCGCGCCACGCCGTGGCCACGGTGGTGGGCATGCAGGCGCCCGCCGCCGAGCATGACCGCGAGCTCGTGCTGCGGCTGCTGGAAATCGGCTTCCTGCCCGGCGAGCGCGTGCGCGTGATCGCGCATGGCTACCCCGGCGGCGAGCCGGTGGCGGTGCGCCTGGGGCATACCACCTTTGCGCTGCGCCGCCACGAGGCGGCCTTCATCCGCGTGGTGCCGGAAGGGCGGCCCGCATGA
- the acnA gene encoding aconitate hydratase AcnA, whose translation MANQAPHAFASTLKSFKTASGKSGKLYSLPALARQFPNVSRLPVSIRIVLESVLRNCDGRKVMPEHVEQLANWRPGAVRTDEIPFVVARVVLQDFTGVPLLADLAAMRNVAARMGKNPKAIEPLVPVDLVVDHSIMIDHYGNNRALDLNMKLEFQRNRERYQFMKWGMDAFDTFGVVPPGFGIVHQVNLEYLARGVHQAKNGVYYPDTLVGTDSHTTMINGIGVVGWGVGGIEAEAGMLGQPVYFLTPDVVGFELTGQLREGVTATDLVLTVTEILRREKVVGKFVEFFGPGTATLALPDRATIGNMAPEYGATMGFFPVDGKTIDYFKGTGRTPAEIEAFEAYFKAQGLFGVPQAGEIDYTQVVKLDLGSVTPSLSGPKRPQDRIEIGSVKSRFTALYSQPAADNGFNQPADKLGRRFPLNGAGEAPAAPPLPLGSSRAVVEMVGNRSTLEAARSGHEVSIGNGDVLIAAITSCTNTSNPSVMLAAGLLAKKAVEAGLKVQPHIKTSLAPGSRIVTEYLEKTGLLPYLDKLGFNLAAYGCTTCIGNAGDLTPEINEAITANDLVCAAVLSGNRNFEARIHPNLKANFLASPPLVVAYAIAGTVLRDLMTEPVGKGRGGKDVYLGDIWPTSEEIHALMKHAMNGKAFKSNYDKVKTDPGPLWEKIQGVKGNVYTWPHSTYIAEPPFFQDFTMEPAVSLPGVKGARIMGLFGDSITTDHISPAGSFRETSPAGKYLLEHGVMKADFNSYGSRRGNHEVMMRGTFANVRIKNLMIPPRADGSREEGGLTLFQPGGEKMAIYDAAMKYVAQGTPTVVFGGEEYGTGSSRDWAAKGTQLLGIKAVVAKSFERIHRSNLVGMGVLPLQFKGGDSWESLGLKGDETIDVVVGGDLRPQADVTLVIHRADGRRQEVAVRLRIDTPIEVDYYQHGGILPFVLRQLLAA comes from the coding sequence ATGGCTAACCAGGCCCCCCACGCTTTTGCCTCCACCCTGAAGAGTTTCAAGACCGCCTCCGGCAAATCGGGCAAGCTCTACTCGCTGCCGGCGCTGGCCCGGCAGTTTCCCAATGTGTCGCGGCTGCCGGTGTCGATCCGCATCGTGCTGGAGTCGGTGCTGCGCAACTGCGATGGCAGGAAGGTCATGCCCGAGCATGTGGAGCAGCTGGCCAACTGGCGCCCCGGCGCCGTGCGCACCGACGAGATCCCGTTCGTGGTGGCGCGCGTCGTGCTGCAGGACTTCACCGGCGTGCCGCTGCTGGCGGATCTGGCCGCGATGCGCAACGTGGCCGCGCGCATGGGCAAGAACCCCAAGGCGATCGAGCCGCTGGTGCCGGTGGACCTGGTGGTGGACCACTCGATCATGATCGACCACTACGGCAATAACCGGGCGCTGGACCTGAACATGAAGCTCGAGTTCCAGCGCAACCGCGAGCGCTACCAGTTCATGAAATGGGGCATGGACGCGTTCGACACCTTCGGCGTCGTGCCCCCGGGCTTCGGCATCGTGCACCAGGTCAACCTGGAGTACCTCGCGCGCGGCGTGCACCAAGCCAAGAACGGTGTCTACTACCCCGACACCCTGGTCGGCACCGACAGCCACACCACCATGATCAACGGCATTGGCGTGGTCGGCTGGGGCGTGGGCGGCATCGAGGCCGAGGCCGGCATGCTGGGCCAGCCGGTGTACTTCCTCACGCCCGACGTGGTGGGCTTCGAGCTGACCGGCCAGCTGCGCGAGGGCGTGACCGCCACCGACCTGGTGCTGACGGTGACGGAAATCCTGCGCCGCGAGAAGGTGGTGGGCAAGTTCGTCGAGTTCTTCGGCCCCGGCACGGCCACGCTGGCCTTGCCCGACCGCGCCACCATCGGCAACATGGCGCCCGAGTACGGCGCCACCATGGGTTTCTTCCCGGTGGACGGCAAGACCATCGACTACTTCAAGGGCACCGGCCGCACACCGGCCGAGATCGAGGCCTTCGAGGCCTACTTCAAGGCACAGGGCCTGTTCGGCGTGCCGCAGGCCGGCGAGATCGACTACACCCAGGTGGTCAAGCTCGACCTGGGCAGCGTGACGCCCTCGCTGTCGGGCCCCAAGCGCCCGCAGGACCGCATCGAGATCGGCAGCGTCAAGAGCCGCTTCACCGCCCTGTACAGCCAGCCTGCGGCCGACAACGGCTTCAACCAGCCGGCCGACAAGCTGGGCCGCCGTTTTCCGCTGAACGGCGCCGGCGAGGCGCCCGCGGCCCCGCCGCTGCCGCTGGGTTCGTCCCGGGCCGTGGTCGAGATGGTGGGCAACCGCTCCACGCTGGAGGCGGCGCGTTCGGGCCATGAGGTGAGCATCGGCAACGGCGACGTGCTGATCGCGGCCATCACCTCGTGCACCAACACCTCCAACCCGAGCGTGATGCTGGCGGCCGGCCTGCTGGCCAAGAAGGCGGTGGAGGCCGGCCTCAAGGTGCAGCCGCACATCAAGACCTCGCTGGCGCCCGGCTCGCGCATCGTCACCGAGTACCTCGAGAAGACCGGCCTGCTGCCCTACCTGGACAAGCTCGGCTTCAACCTCGCGGCCTATGGCTGCACCACCTGCATCGGCAACGCCGGCGACCTGACGCCCGAGATCAACGAGGCGATCACCGCGAACGACTTGGTATGTGCCGCCGTGCTCTCGGGCAACCGCAACTTCGAGGCCCGCATCCACCCGAACCTCAAGGCCAACTTCCTGGCCTCGCCGCCGCTGGTGGTGGCCTATGCCATCGCCGGCACCGTGCTGCGCGACCTGATGACCGAGCCGGTCGGCAAGGGCCGGGGCGGCAAGGACGTCTATCTCGGCGACATCTGGCCCACGAGCGAGGAAATCCACGCGCTGATGAAGCACGCCATGAACGGCAAGGCCTTCAAGAGCAACTACGACAAGGTCAAGACCGATCCAGGCCCGCTGTGGGAGAAGATCCAGGGCGTGAAGGGCAACGTCTACACCTGGCCGCACAGCACCTACATCGCCGAGCCGCCGTTCTTCCAGGACTTCACGATGGAGCCCGCCGTGAGCCTCCCGGGCGTGAAGGGCGCGCGCATCATGGGCCTGTTCGGCGACTCCATCACCACCGACCACATCTCGCCCGCCGGCTCCTTTCGCGAGACCTCGCCGGCCGGCAAGTACCTGCTGGAGCACGGCGTGATGAAGGCCGACTTCAACAGCTACGGCTCGCGCCGCGGCAACCATGAGGTGATGATGCGCGGCACCTTCGCCAACGTGCGCATCAAGAACCTGATGATCCCGCCGAGGGCCGACGGCTCGCGCGAGGAAGGCGGCCTCACGCTGTTCCAGCCCGGCGGCGAGAAGATGGCGATCTACGACGCCGCCATGAAGTACGTGGCCCAGGGCACGCCCACCGTGGTGTTCGGCGGTGAGGAATACGGCACCGGCTCCAGCCGCGACTGGGCCGCCAAGGGCACGCAGCTGCTCGGCATCAAGGCCGTGGTGGCCAAGAGCTTCGAGCGCATCCACCGCTCCAACCTGGTGGGCATGGGGGTGCTGCCGCTGCAGTTCAAGGGCGGCGATTCCTGGGAAAGCCTGGGCCTGAAGGGCGACGAAACCATCGACGTGGTGGTTGGCGGCGACCTGCGGCCGCAGGCCGACGTGACACTGGTGATCCACCGCGCCGACGGCCGGCGGCAGGAGGTGGCCGTGCGGCTGCGCATCGACACGCCGATCGAGGTGGACTACTACCAGCACGGCGGCATCCTGCCCTTCGTGCTCAGGCAACTGCTCGCGGCCTGA